A window of Barnesiella propionica genomic DNA:
AATTCCGGCTATAATGAGACCTATGATATGGGGAATTCTTAAACGATTCAGTAAAATAGGAGCGAATAGTATAATAATCAGTACAATAAAGAATATTAGTACCGGATTCGTAATGGGTAATGCGGTCATTATACTATCCATATATATGATTATTGAGATATTAAATGTATTTATACGTAAAATACTCTACAAATTTATGAAAAATATTTGGATTATATCGAAGGGTATCTGGATATTGTCATGCAAAAAAGACTTGTATTATTCTCGTTAATTCTATGTAAAGAGTACATTTATTTTATGAGAACGACCGGATAATTTAATTTTATGGCGATAAATAGATTAAGTCATTCAAAATGTTGTATATTTGCGCAAATTTAACGTGTTTTGTAAATGAAATATGTGAAATAGATGTAGTTTTAATTCCTATTATTTATAAAAGTAAAGAGAAATGAAAGTTGCTATTGTGGGTGCCAGTGGTGCCGTAGGCCAGGAATTTCTTCGCGTTTTAGACGAAAGAAATTTTCCGTTAGATGAATTGCTGTTGTTTGGTTCGGCCAGAAGTGCTGGTAATAAATATACCTTTAAGGGTAAAGAAATTACAGTTAAAGAACTGAAACATAACGACGATTTTAAGGGCGTAGACATAGCATTCACATCGGCCGGAGCCGGTATTTCAAAAGAATTTGCCGATACGATAACCAAATACGGGGCGGTGATGATAGATAACTCCAGTGCATTTCGTATGGATGAGGAAGTTCCTTTGGTCGTTCCCGAAGTGAACGGTGCAGATGCCTTTGTACGTCCGCGGGGTATAATTGCAAATCCGAATTGTACAACGATTCAGATGGTAGTTACGCTGAAAGCTATTGAAAATATTTCGCATATTACGCGTGTACATGTTTCTACTTATCAGGCTGCCAGCGGGGCTGGTGCTTCGGCCATGCAGGAATTGAAAAAACAATATGAACAGTTGTTGAACGGCGAAGAGCCTACGGTTGAGAAATTTTATTATCAACTGGCATATAACCTTATTCCTCAGGTAGATGTTTTTACTGACAATCTGTATACAAAAGAGGAAATGAAAATGTACCATGAAACCCGCAAGATTATGCATTCCGATATACAGGTAAGTGCCACATGTGTAAGGGTTCCTGTTATGAGGGCCCATTCGGAAGCCATCTGGCTGGAAACCGAACAACCGGTTTCTGTAGAAGCAGCACGTGAGGCTTTCTCAAAAGCAGAGGGTATTGTTCTTCGCGACGATCCGGCTGATAAAATTTATCCGATGCCTTTGGATGTTGCCGGAAAAGATCCGGTGTATGTAGGTCGCATTCGTGCCGATATAACTAATTCTAATGGTTTGACTTTTTGGGCGGTCAGCGATCAGATAAAAAAAGGTGCGGCATTGAATGCTGTTCAAATTGCCGAATATTTGTTAAAGCACCAATGATAAATTTTAAGTAAAGAACGAAAAGAAATATTGCATCAATAAAAACGACCGGAAAAAATTCCGGTCGTTTTTATTGATGCAAGTATATCGTGCTCTTTTATTTATTACTTAAAACCGTGGTAACAACAATACTTCGTTTTCCCGAAGGCGTGATTACAACGCTTTTGACTATTCTCTCTTCGCCTGCAGGAACAGTTATCGTAACCGGTTTTGTATAAAGTTTATTGAATGCATACGGTATGCGTCCGTCGATGGTATAAAATATATTTGCACCTTTTACGGGCACTTTATAATTCAGAGTATATGAGCTTGTTTTAATCGTGTCATTTACTGCCCCTATCGGTTCGGGTACGCGATAAGTAAGACCGGCGTTATCAAAGACGGCCAGATGTTCCGGCAAACGGTTTTCGGAAAAGTCGGCCCAGTTCTTTTTTTCCACCGGAGTCCATGCTATTTCAGATAAAGCCAATATACGGGGAAGTACCATATAAAATGCTTTATTCGGAGTCTGTATGAATTCGACCCATAAATTTGCTTGTACACCTTTGATATGTTGTTTTTCGGTGTCGTTAAGTTCGCTCGGGGTTGGATTGTATCCGTAGATTTTATCTAATGTAAGGAACATTTTGTTATTATCGTTGATCGTATTCGGTTCTTCGTCGGAAACGGCCGCTCTTTTATCGAAATACAAGAACTCTCCGGGGGTCATTATCGCATCATGATGCATCTGTGCTGCCGCGATTCCACCTTTGGTTCCCCTCCAGCTCATGACGGTAGCGTTGGGAGCTAATCCCCCTTCCAGTATTTCATCCCATCCGATGATGTTCCGTCCTTTTTTATTCAAATATTTTTCTACACGATGTACAAAATAAGATTGTAGTTCATTTTCATCTTTCAGCTTTTCCTTTTTGATTCTTTTCTGGCAGTAGGGACATTCTTTCCATCGGATTTTAGGACATTCATCACCTCCGATATGTATATATTCCGATGGGAATATTTCTATGATTTCGTCCAATACGCCTTCTGCGAATTTAAAGGTTGCTTCTTTTCCCGGACAGAAAACTTCTTTGTGGACATCCCAGTGGCATGAAACTTCGAAAGGACCGGGATTATCTCCGCATGCCAGTTCGGGATAAGCAGCCAGTGCAGCCGTCGCGTGTCCCGGAAATTCGATCTCGGGGATTACCGTAATATATTTGGATGCAGCGTAAGCTACGATTTCTTTTGCTTCTTCTTGAGTGTAATATCCTCCGTAGGGAATATCGTCATATGTTTTTGTTTTAGCAATAAGGGTACATTTTCTTTTACTGCCTATTTCGGTAAGCAATGGATATTTTTTTATCTCTATTCTCCAGCCCTGGTCATCACTCAGGTGCCAGTGAAAAGTATTTATTTTATATTGTGCCAAAAGATCAATATATTGTTTGATGAATTCCATGGGAAAAATGTGCCGGCATACGTCCAGCATGGCACCCCGATAACCGTACCGGGGATAATCTTTGATTTGGGCAAAAGGAACTGTACCGTTTTGATTGTCTATCATTTGTGCAAGAGTCTGCAATCCGTAAAATACTCCCTTTTCCTGAGGTGCTGTAATTATAACACCTTCGTTATTCACAGTGAGGAGATATCCTTCGGCAGGAACATTGGCAGCGGGATCGAGCTGAAGGGTAAGAGTTCCTCTGTCGCAACTGAGTTTATTAAAATCTTTTACCCTATTGCCGACAATTGTTTCCGCAAAAGAAATCAGGTTTATCGGAGAAATTTTAAATCCGTTCACTTTGATTTTTGCAGCTTTCAGGTTGTACTCCCCTTCCTGCAATTGGACTTCCACCGGTTGGGGAATAACGTGTAATGATCGTCCTAAAGCGTATTCGCTGGTAAGAATAAGTATGAGAAAAAGAAAGAACACTTTTTTCATGGCACAATTATGATTTAAAATTAATATGTATGCAAATATAATAAAATATTTTATTATCTCTAAAATTCTTTTAGTGGTATTTTATTTATATGTGCTATTGAAATTTTCCTTATCAAACTAAAGAATTGCGTATGAGCATTAAAGAAAAAGTAAAGTTAGGATATCGGGATAAAGTAGTAACATGATAAAAGTAAAATTTTCACAGATATATCGAGAGTGGATAACAAAATTTTATAGAGCTGTATCACGTAGAATATATAGAAATATAAGAACTCGACAAGGGGGATAAGGGATATCGGAATCAGCTTAAGCTGTTGTCTTATTTTTTATTTGCCTGGGTCGAGTTGTACCGGATTTGCACAGGATACTCATACAGAGTTTTTTTATTTCCTCTTATAAAGTTCGGGAAATATTTTAAGCAAAATGGCCGTATATTGTTAACTGTTTTCGTATTGTCAGCCATACTGTTGCAGGTGGCTATCATACTTGTAAGCTGATTGGAGATATATATGAGATAATCCGAAATCAATGTAAATAGTCTAATATTAGATCATGATGATAGTGGTAGCTCCAAATTGTAATATTGATGCTTTACCATCCGGAGGTAGAACCTCCTCCTCCGGTCATTCCTCCTCCAAACCCTCCGCTGAATCCTCCTCCGCCCCGGTTTCCTCGTCCGGCTGCCGAGGCTGCTATAATAATAGGTATGATATAAGATTTCCGTATCGTTTTATGACAATGCTCACAATAATATATTTTTTCTCCCATTCCTTGTGAAAGAGTGGTTGCATGACGCACGATGTGATCTTTTTGCAAACTAAATGCCTTTGTGTGGCAATTAGGACATTCGGTATACCCACACATGTTGTTCTCATAAGGATATACCTGTGTGTCGCCGCATTTGTCACATAGCCAGACGTCGTAATCTACCGAATTTATTTTTTCTTCGGTGTTTTCTTGCGGGGTAAGATAAAAGTTATCTTCTTCTTCATTCAATTTTCTCATAGGAGCACCACATTGCTCGCATTTGCGAGGTTCGTTGCGCAGTCGTTTCAATGAAGAGGCGACCCACCAATAAAGAAATAGAGTAAAGACCGGAAAAATAAATGATGCCGATAATAAAAATACTTTATAAGTTTTTAAAGCTTTATATTTTTCGTATGGATTATGGTCTTTTTTTCTTCGTTTGGCTGTAAGAATGATGGCAAGCATGATAAAAGAGAAAATAACAGAGAAGGTCAGATAGCCGCTAATGAGCGATATTGCCGAAAATTCTTCATTCTCTCTTACTGCCGTAAGTTCTTCGGTGGCTCCAGGTGTGGTAAGGACTTTTGTAATGGTACCGACACCATTGATGAACCCGTTGTCATAATCTCCTTTTTTGAAATAGGGCAGCATATCTCTCGTTTGTATACGTTTGCAAATAGCATCGGGCAATACCCCCTCTACACCATATCCGGTGCGGAAAGTGATTTTTCGCTGATCCAGTACAAAAAGGATAAGGACGCCGTTGTCTTTGCTTCTTTTGCCTATTCCCCACGAGGAAAAAAGATCGGTGGCGAATATATCTATGTCTTTGTTTCCGATAGATTCTACTACTACGACAGCTATTTCCGCGGTATTCTCTGCCTGCATTTGATAAAGCATTTGGTCGAGGGTGGCGACTGTCTTATCGGAAAGGATACCATCGGGATTACTCACGAATAGTCTTCCATCGTTCAGATGGACATTCGGTATGTTTTCGACCGTATATTCTTTAGCATATAACTGGGCCGAGATAAATATAAATATGAGTATAAACAGACGGGTAATTTTCATTGCGATTGTTTTTTGTGGATTAAAGAGCCGGAAGGCTCATGCCGTTTATTTTTCTGTAAAGGTCTAGCGCATAGACATCTGTCATCCCCGATATGTAATCGATAACTGCCTGTATTTTCCCGTATAATGTATCGGCATTGGTCTCGTATTGACCGGGAACTTTATTGAGCAATAGCTGAGAATAAGCTTTTTCGGGATATTGTACGGCGTTGATCAGTTTATCCAATAAAATAGATATAATACGATTACCCGCTAATTCTATGTCTAATACGTCGGAGGATTTGTAGATGCTTTTCCAGGCTACGTCTGAACAATCGGAATAAGCTTTGCACGGTAGTCCTTCGATTTTTTCTATAAGGATTCCCTCGAAACGGCCTTCCAGGATAGCATCTTCTTCATTGCAAAAAACTTTTGAACATTCATCTACTAAGGTGCCTATGACACAGGATCGCAAATAAGCGATTTGTTCGTTCACATCATTGACCAACCGCATAACTTCTTGGATATGTTCTAATCTCTCTCCTTCGAAAAAGCCGAGAAAAAGTTCTTTGGTCTTTTCGGTAGTGAGGATTTTCAGTTTATGAGCGTCTTCTATGTCCATTACCTGATAGCAGATATCGTCTGCAGCTTCTACGAGATATACCAGAGGATGGCGATGGTAACGTAAGCCGCTGTTGCCGTCTGCCAACATGCCTAATTCTTCGGCTACTTTTATGAAATAATCTTTTTCGGAAGTAAAGAAGCCTGATTTCCCTTTTCGGGTTGATAACGAGGCTGCATAAGGATATTTAACTATAGAGGCGAGAGTAGAGTAGGTCATGGCGAATCCCCCTGGGCGGCGTCCGTTAAACTGGTGTGTCAATAGCCGGAAAGCATTGGCATTTCCTTCAAAATGAGTCAGATCCTGCCATTCTTCCGGCTGTAACTGAAATTGTAGCGGAAGTCCGTTCCCTTCTGAAAAATATGTTGCTATCGCTCTTTCTCCCGAGTGTCCGAAAGGAGGATTCCCCATATCATGTGCCAGGCATCCAGCCGCGACAATGGCACCTATTTCATTTAGTTTTTCCCGCCAGGGTTCTTCTTTGTATTTTTCCAGAAGACGCGTTGTGACATTGTGCCCTAAAGAGCGTCCTACACAAGATACTTCCAGACTATGTGTCAGTCTGTTATGAACGAATACACTTCCCGGCAAAGGGAATACCTGAGTTTTATTCTGTAATCTTCGGAAAGGAGCGGAGAATACGAGCCGGTCATAATCCCGCTGGAAATCGGTTCGGCTGTGCTGCCTGTTGTCATGATATTTTTCCATCCCGAATCGTTTGGACGAAATAAGTTTGTCCCATTCCATTCTCCGTTTTTTTCCAGAAGTACTATTGAGAGTCATATTCATTATCCTGTTTTTTATATAGATTGCAAATGTAATAAATTCATGTAGCATATAATAAGATAAGAAGTGCTAATTCCTGAGATTTTGTTTTAATTCATTTAAAAATAAACAATTCGCTGTAAAGTTTGCTTAGTTTTCGTTATTTTCGCACATTAATCGAAATGGAATTTTTCTTATGAATGTAAAAGTAAAAATTATAAATAAATCCAAACATGAATTACCCGCTTACGGAACGCTCTTTTCTGCGGGTATGGATATTCGCGCCAATCTGGATAATCCTGTAGTAGTAGAACCTATGCAGAGGATACTGATACCTACGGGACTATATATGGCTTTGCCGGAAGGTTTCGAAGCGCAGATACGTCCCCGTAGCGGATTGGCATTAAAACATGGGATAGGGATACTTAATTCTCCCGGAACTATTGATGCAGACTATCGTGGTGAAATAGGGATTATACTGATAAATCTTTCTGATAAACCGTTTGAAATAAAAGATGGTGAACGTATATGCCAGATGGTGGTGAAAGAATTTTGTAGAGTAGAGTGGGAAGAAACCGATACATTAGAAGAAACCGACCGTGGCGCGGGAGGTTTCGGTCATACAGGCGTACAATAAAAAGTATATGAATAAATTCAAAATAACAGTGGTCTTGCTTTTGTGCGGGTTACTTATGTCATGCGGAACCGGACGAAAGAGCATAAAAGCGGAATCAGGACTCTCACCACAAGAACAGAGAAAATTCGATTATTTTTTTCTGGAAGCATTACGTATGAATTCTTTGGAAAAAGAAGATGCTGCATTCGATCTTTTGAAAAGAGCTGCGGAGATAGATACGGCGAGTGCTGTCGTACAATATGAATTGTCTACATATTATTTACAGGTAGGTCAGACCGAAAAAGCATATAACAGTCTGCATGCGGCTGCCGAAAAGGAAAAAGATAATTTTTGGTATAATACTTTGTATGCGCGGCTGGCAAGCCGCTTAGGACAGTATGATGAAGCTATACGTGTGTATAAGCGTCTCGTTGCACAGAATCCGGGAAAACCGGAGATCAATTATTCTTTAGCAGAGGCGTATGTCAATAAAGGTGATTTTAAAGAAGCAATTGCTTGTTATGATCGTTTGGAAGAGTCTATGGGGAAAATGGATCTGATTACGGCTCAAAAGATGGCTTTATATCATAAAGCAGGCGATGAGAAAAGTGTTATTGCTGAGGCTGAAAAACTGGTGGCTGCTTATCCCAAGAATATAGCTTATATGATGTTGCTGGCAGATGTTTATATTGAGGCAGGCAGGGACTCGGATGTATTGGAGTTATATAAAAAAGCAGAAGAGGAAGATCCTAATAATGGGTATTTATTACTTTCCCGTGCCGGATATTATGAGAAAAAAGGAGATATAGAGGCTTATGAAGCGGAAATCCATAATGCCCTTCTTAATATGAATCTCGATATAGAAACAAAGTTGAGGATATTTACGACATACATAAGTGACAAGTTACAGAAAAAAGAGAATTTAGACCAGATAGAACCATTGTTTAAGGAGATGCTGGAGATATATCCTCAGGAGGAATCGGTTCATAAGTTGTATGCCAGTTATTTATTGTCCCGTCAGGAATTTGACAAAGCAAAAGAGCAGTTGTCTGTTGCCGTAGATCTGAACCCCGCGAATATAGAGAGCTGGATGCAGCTGATGGGTATTGCGATGAACCGTAAGGATTTTTCTTCGGTCGTGGAAACCGGAAAAAGAGCATTGACTTATTTGCCGGAAGAGAAAGACTTGTACTTGTATACTTCGGTGGGTTATAGCCAGACAGGAAGTTATGATGAAGCGGCCGCTTTGTTGGAGAAGGGGCTCGGTTATGTAGCCAAGGAGGATGTGAATACTATTTCGGATTTTTATGGCCAGTTAGGAGATGTTTATCATAGCGCCGGAAAACCGGAAAAGGCGTATGAAGCTTATGAAAAGGCTCTGGAGTATAATAGTCGTAATGTGGGTGTACTGAATAATTACAGTTATTATTTGTCCCTGGAGAAAAAAGATTTGCAGAAAGCGGAGAGAATGAGTGCCGAGACGGTAAAGGCCGAACCGGACAATGCGACTTTTCTGGATACTTATGCCTGGATATTTTTTCAGCAAGGAAATTACACTCTTGCAAAACTGTATATGGAAAGTGCAATGAGTAAGACGAAGGAAGAAAGTCCCGATATGCTCGAACATTACGGTGATATTCTTGCTAAACTGGGACAAATGGAAGAAGCGGTCGAAAATTGGAAGAAATCAAAAGAGGCCGGAAATGAATCTCCGGTATTGAAAAAGAAAATAGAATTGAAAAAATATATCGAACCATGAAACATATAATAATATGTTTGTCAGTAATTTCTTTATTATTTGCCAGTTGTAAAACTCCTAAAAGCGCAACTGAAATACCCGTTCGGGTCAAGTCGGAAGTGAAAAAACAATATGACCGCATATTGGAAAAACATAACGAGTGGAAAACGTTTACGGCAAAGGCAAATATTTCTATTTCTCAGAAACAAGGAAGTTCTATAAGTTCGGCATTGCAGATACAGATGATCAGGGATAGTGTCATACTGGTATCGGTGCGCCCTCTGCTCGGCTTTGAGGTGGCCCGTTTTCAGATGACAAAAGACAGTGTAAAGGTTGTTGAAAAGATGGGAAAACGCTGTATTGCAGAAGCATTGCCTGCACTCGGCAGTATGTTCCCGTCCGGAATGTCTTTGACGGTTGCGCAGGATGTTTTGATCAACCGCATATTCTTGTTGGGAGACGATGAATTAAACAAAAATAATTTTTCTTCTTTCGATATAAAGGAAGAAGACAGCGAATCCTGGTGGATGTCTCCACTGGAACAACCGTCTTCATTTAATTATGATTTTCTTTTGCAGAATGACCGGTTGGTTACTACGATGGTTTCCAGCAAAAGTGGAAATAAACAGGTAGTATGTAATTATACGCAATTTGAAACTGTGGGTGGCCATGAGTTGCCGCAATGGGTACAGATAAAGACGAGTGGATTCTCTTCCGCACCTTCTTTATCGTTGCGTTATGATGTTTCTTCTATTTCCTGGAATAAGAATGTAAAAAATGAATTCCCCGATATATCACGTTATTCTCAAGTTTCAATAGATATGTTGTTAAAAATGTTCGCTAAATGAAAAGACTTTTAGCTATATTTTTGTTTACAGTAATTCCTTTGCTTGCTTTTTCCGATGTTCCTTCTATGAAGGATCTGAAGCAGCAACAAAGAGAGGCGTTAAAAGCAATAGAAGAAACCAGTAAGAAGCTGGCTTCTACAAAGAAAAATGCCCGTAATTCTTTATATGAACTGAATGCAATTACATCCGAAATAAAAACGCAGAGGGGAATCATCGAAACTTTGAATAAAGAGATTTCTATGGTGAACCGACGGAATAGGGCTGTAAGTGATACGATTTATTTGTTGCAGAAAGAACTGAATGCGAAGAAAGCCAGTTATGCTAAAGCTGTCCGGGGCATGGGACACCGTCATTCCGAATATGATGAACTAATGTTTATTTTTTCAGCGTCGTCCTTGAGCCAGTCATACCGGAGAGTACGTTATTTGAAAGAATATTCGGCCTGGAGGAAACGACAGGCTTCGGAAATTATTTCCCGTCAGGAAGAGCTAAAAGTACAAAAAGCGAAACTGGAGAGAATTATAGCAGAAAAAAAAGCATTGTTAGGGGAACGGAATGTAGAGGCTGAAAAATTAAAGAAGAAAGAAAATAGTAAGCGGAGTATTGTTGCTGACCTGAAAAAGCAGGAAAAGAGTTTGCAGAGGGATTTGAAAAAAAGGCAGCAACAGGCCGATGCTCTTAACCGTAAACTAGAACAACTGATTGCGGAGGAAGAACGCAAAGCTGCTGAAAGGGCGGCGAAACTGGCTCAAAAAGAAAGTACCGGAAAAAAAGGATCGGAAGCGGCCTCGAAACCTAAATCGACAGGCGGATATAAAATGACAAAAGAGGAGCAAGCTCTTTCAGGCAGTTTCGAGAAGAATAAAGGTCGTTTACCTTTTCCGCTTTCGGGCAGTTACCGGATCGTAGGGCATTTCGGTATGCAACAACATCCTGAATTGAAATATGTGAAAATTAATAATAACGGCATTGAGATACAAACGACTCCCGGGAATGTGGCGAAAACTGTATTTGGCGGGGTTGTTTCAAGGGTATTTGTTACGCCGGGTTATAATACATCGGTAATTGTACGGCATGGAAATTATCTGACGATTTATGCTAATTTGAGCGAAGTGTATGTCAAAGCCGGAGATAAATTATCGGCCCGACAGAGTGTCGGTAAAATATATTCCGATCCTGAAGAAGGAAACAGGACTATTCTCCATTTTCAGATATGGAAAGAAAGAACGAAACTCGATCCTGAACAATGGATTAACTAACTTCGGATGCTTAAGTAGAAGAGATACTATGGAAATAAAAAGATATACGCCGGAGAATAAAATATTATGGAATTCTTTTGTGAATTCTTCCAAGAACGGCACATTCCTTTTTCTCCGGGAATATATGGAATATCATGCCGACCGGTTTACCGATCATTCTTTATTGGTGTATGAAGGAAATAAATTATTGGCCGTTCTGCCTGCCCATGAAGTGGGAAATGCTTTTTATTCCCATCGTGGATTAACCTATGGCAGCCTTGTATTGTCTGTAAAAAATACATCCGGTGAAGTCTTGGATATATTTGGCACTATAGTTTCTTATTTAAAAGAAAACGGTTTTATTTCCTGGGAATATAAATGTGTTCCTCATATATATCATACTTATCCGGCTGAAGAAGATTTGTATGCTTTATTCCGTTATAATGCAAGGTTAATAGCCCGTAATATTTCTATTGCCATTCCTATGGAGAATCGTATTCGGTTCAGCCGGGTACGTCGCAGGGCTATTTCACGGGCCGACGAAGAAGGTGTAGTTATACGAGAATCTAATAACTTCGTTCCTTTCTGGAAGGTTCTTACTGAAAATTTGCAATCACGCTTCGGGGTATTTCCCGTTCATACAGTAGAGGAGATTACTTATTTAAACTCTTTATTTCCTGACAGAATCCGTTTGTTTGATGCATGGTTGGGAGATGAAATCATAGGAGGATGTACGGTTTATGATACGGGACAGACTTTACATGTGCAATATTCATCTGCAACTCCTCATGGAAAAGAGATTGGCGCAATAGATGTTTTGTATCGCCATTTAATCGATCAGGTATATATACATAAAAAATATATAGAATTCGGACAATCGACAGAGCAGATGGGACATTATTTAAATAAAGGGCTCATAGCACAAAAGGAAGGATTCGGAGGAAGAGGTGTCGTTTATGATATCTACCAACTTGACATATAATCCTTATAATGGAGAAAACGGAAGACATAAGAAATTATCGGCGTATAGTGAAAGCGACCGGATTATTCGGAGGCGTTCAGGTCATTAATATTTTATGTTCGCTCGTTAAGACCAAATTGATTGCAGTTTGGCTTGGAGCCGAAGGCGTCGGGCTCATCGGATTATACAATACGACGGTGGATATGATGACTTCTCTTACGGGCCTCGGATTAAGGAACAGTTCGGTAAGAGATATTACGCATGCTGTGAAATCGGGGGATGAAAGAAAAATTCAGGAAACTAAATTAGTGGTTCGTCGTTGGTCCTGGTTCGTCGGATTATTGGGTTCGGTTGTTTTACTGACTTTGGCGCCTTGTCTCAGCCGCTGGACTTTTGGTAATGACAAATATATGTGGGGATTTGTTATCCTTTCGTGTACGATGTTGTTGAAAGCTTTAACCGATGGAGAGCAGGCTATTTTACAAGGGAGTAAACGACTTAAGAAACTTGCCCGATGTTCGGTATGGGGAGCGGTAGCCGGCACGGTTTTTTCCCTTCCGTTGTATTATTTCTTCGGACTGGATGGTATTGTGCCTTCTTTGGTATTGTATGCCGTTTCACTGTGGACCGCAACTTTTTTGTCACGGGATAAAGAGCCAATGCGCAGTGTGGAATCATTGTCATATAAAGAAACCTGGCAAAAAGGGCGTACAATGGCTTCTTTGGGAATATTTATGACTGTAAGTGGTTTTGTTACCACTTTATTTTCATATCTTTTTATTACTTATCTGAATTACCGGGGAGGAACGGCCGATGTCGGTTATTATCAGGCCGGATATACACTGGTCACCCGTTATGTGGGACTTATATTTACTGCGATGGGTATGGAATATTATCCCAGACTTTCTGCCGTGAGCGAAGATAAAGAGACGTTATCAAAATATGTTTCACAGCAGGCGGAAATATCTTTATTGATTTTAGCCCCGTTAGTTTGTATGTTTCTTATATGCCGGGAGTGGATCATACATTTGTTATATACATCGCAGTTCGTAATAATAGAAGGTTATCTTTCCTGGGCTATTTTAGGTACGTTATTTAAAGCTGTTTCGTGGTCTTTAGGTTTCATTTTATTGGCTAAAGGAGTCGGTAAATTGTTTTTAATAACCGAGATTTTATCTAATTTGACACTGTTTGCACTGAATCTTGGAGGATATCATTTCTTGGGACTTACGGGTATCGGTATTTCTTATATGGCGGGATATTTTATATATATGACAGGCATGTATATTCTTTGCCGCATGAAATATGGAATTCGTTTTAATAGATCATTCAGGTCTGTTTTTATAATCATATTGGTTCTGTGTCTGGGTACTTTTATATCCTATATGTTCAGATTAAACTGGTTAATGATGGGAATAACGATATTCGTATGTTTATATTCTATGATATATCTGAAGAAGAAAATTTTATAAATGTGGGGATATGAAACTTAATATTTTGATTTGTACATTTAATGACGGGATATATCGTGTACCTGATGTTTTATTGCCTCAGAGAGAAGATGTGTCATATATTGTTTCATTTCAATATACTGAGCAAAGTTTCTTGGTACCTGAAATATTAATTAAAAGACCGGATGTAAAGGTTTATTCATATTTGGGAAAAGGCTTATGCCGCAATCGTAATTATGCGCTTTCACATGCTTCGGGTGATTTGGCTATGATTGCCGATGATGATGTCCGTTATAAACCGGAGTATATAGATGAAATTATTGATATATTTAGTAAAGAAGACAGTCTTGATGTTTTATTAGGAAAAATAAAAACCGAAATCGGAGATCCCCCGTATAAAAAGTATCCCGCCCGTTCGTTTAAATATGAAGGACTGAGTAGAAAATATCATGCATCCTCTGTAGAAATGGTCTTTCGTATCAATAAAATTAAAGATTATCTCTTTTTTGACGAACG
This region includes:
- the dgt gene encoding dGTP triphosphohydrolase — translated: MEWDKLISSKRFGMEKYHDNRQHSRTDFQRDYDRLVFSAPFRRLQNKTQVFPLPGSVFVHNRLTHSLEVSCVGRSLGHNVTTRLLEKYKEEPWREKLNEIGAIVAAGCLAHDMGNPPFGHSGERAIATYFSEGNGLPLQFQLQPEEWQDLTHFEGNANAFRLLTHQFNGRRPGGFAMTYSTLASIVKYPYAASLSTRKGKSGFFTSEKDYFIKVAEELGMLADGNSGLRYHRHPLVYLVEAADDICYQVMDIEDAHKLKILTTEKTKELFLGFFEGERLEHIQEVMRLVNDVNEQIAYLRSCVIGTLVDECSKVFCNEEDAILEGRFEGILIEKIEGLPCKAYSDCSDVAWKSIYKSSDVLDIELAGNRIISILLDKLINAVQYPEKAYSQLLLNKVPGQYETNADTLYGKIQAVIDYISGMTDVYALDLYRKINGMSLPAL
- a CDS encoding beta-N-acetylhexosaminidase — protein: MKKVFFLFLILILTSEYALGRSLHVIPQPVEVQLQEGEYNLKAAKIKVNGFKISPINLISFAETIVGNRVKDFNKLSCDRGTLTLQLDPAANVPAEGYLLTVNNEGVIITAPQEKGVFYGLQTLAQMIDNQNGTVPFAQIKDYPRYGYRGAMLDVCRHIFPMEFIKQYIDLLAQYKINTFHWHLSDDQGWRIEIKKYPLLTEIGSKRKCTLIAKTKTYDDIPYGGYYTQEEAKEIVAYAASKYITVIPEIEFPGHATAALAAYPELACGDNPGPFEVSCHWDVHKEVFCPGKEATFKFAEGVLDEIIEIFPSEYIHIGGDECPKIRWKECPYCQKRIKKEKLKDENELQSYFVHRVEKYLNKKGRNIIGWDEILEGGLAPNATVMSWRGTKGGIAAAQMHHDAIMTPGEFLYFDKRAAVSDEEPNTINDNNKMFLTLDKIYGYNPTPSELNDTEKQHIKGVQANLWVEFIQTPNKAFYMVLPRILALSEIAWTPVEKKNWADFSENRLPEHLAVFDNAGLTYRVPEPIGAVNDTIKTSSYTLNYKVPVKGANIFYTIDGRIPYAFNKLYTKPVTITVPAGEERIVKSVVITPSGKRSIVVTTVLSNK
- a CDS encoding aspartate-semialdehyde dehydrogenase codes for the protein MKVAIVGASGAVGQEFLRVLDERNFPLDELLLFGSARSAGNKYTFKGKEITVKELKHNDDFKGVDIAFTSAGAGISKEFADTITKYGAVMIDNSSAFRMDEEVPLVVPEVNGADAFVRPRGIIANPNCTTIQMVVTLKAIENISHITRVHVSTYQAASGAGASAMQELKKQYEQLLNGEEPTVEKFYYQLAYNLIPQVDVFTDNLYTKEEMKMYHETRKIMHSDIQVSATCVRVPVMRAHSEAIWLETEQPVSVEAAREAFSKAEGIVLRDDPADKIYPMPLDVAGKDPVYVGRIRADITNSNGLTFWAVSDQIKKGAALNAVQIAEYLLKHQ
- the dut gene encoding dUTP diphosphatase, which encodes MNVKVKIINKSKHELPAYGTLFSAGMDIRANLDNPVVVEPMQRILIPTGLYMALPEGFEAQIRPRSGLALKHGIGILNSPGTIDADYRGEIGIILINLSDKPFEIKDGERICQMVVKEFCRVEWEETDTLEETDRGAGGFGHTGVQ
- a CDS encoding TPM domain-containing protein, with amino-acid sequence MKITRLFILIFIFISAQLYAKEYTVENIPNVHLNDGRLFVSNPDGILSDKTVATLDQMLYQMQAENTAEIAVVVVESIGNKDIDIFATDLFSSWGIGKRSKDNGVLILFVLDQRKITFRTGYGVEGVLPDAICKRIQTRDMLPYFKKGDYDNGFINGVGTITKVLTTPGATEELTAVRENEEFSAISLISGYLTFSVIFSFIMLAIILTAKRRKKDHNPYEKYKALKTYKVFLLSASFIFPVFTLFLYWWVASSLKRLRNEPRKCEQCGAPMRKLNEEEDNFYLTPQENTEEKINSVDYDVWLCDKCGDTQVYPYENNMCGYTECPNCHTKAFSLQKDHIVRHATTLSQGMGEKIYYCEHCHKTIRKSYIIPIIIAASAAGRGNRGGGGFSGGFGGGMTGGGGSTSGW